ATTTATCATCTTTTTTTTCTACTTTTTGTACAAAGTGTTCACAAAATATATTTACATTTAACTCTTCTAAAGTTAAAGAAAAAAGATTTGTTACAGATTTTGCTTCATTTGATAGTGGATAAACTTTACCATTTTCTTTAATATCAAGTAAAAGACCAATAGTTTTGCAAAACTTAAGAAATGCTTTAAAATCAAACTCTTTTAGAGCAAAATCTACGAAAGTTGGACTCTCTCCTAAATAGTTTTTTGAAGATATTGAGGTATTTGAAATATTGCATCTTCCATTTCCTGAAGCCAATATCTTTTTACCTATACTTTTATTTGCATCAAAAATATCAATCTCTATATTTTTATTTAATCTTTTTGCTGTGATTGCGGCTATTATTCCAGAAGCTCCACCACCTATTATTGCTATTTTCAAAATTTTCCTTTAATAAAAAACTGCAAACCAAATGGTAGGTTCATCAAGGCTTGTAAATTTAACTCTATGCTTTTTAGAAGCCTCTATATTTAAACAATCACCTTTAAAAAGTTCTATTTCAAAATCTTCAAACTCTAAAATAGCATATCCACTCAAAAGCAAAATATACTCACTTTTTTCTTGTTCATACCAAAAATTATCAGGAGATTTTTGTCCATTTGATACAATTTTTTCTATTTTTATTTTATCGTTTTTAAAAATTTCAAAAAATTTCTCTTCACTTTTATCTATAGGAATCTCTTTAAAAATATTATATTTTTCTATCAATTTTATCTTCTTAGTTCTTATTTTATAGTATTCTAACAAAAAATTACTTAAGTAGTTTACAATAGTTGATTAAATTACTTTAGATAATCAAATAAGCCTATAAATACTATAATTATATAAATTTGATTAAAAGACTTGACATTGTAAAAAAAAGATATTATAATTCCAACATATTTAAAGTTGATTAATTTAAAAAGGATAAAAAATGCAAAAAGATACAATTGCAATTCATGTAGGTTATGATAAAAAAAGTGGAAATGGTGAGATGGCAATTCCTATTTCTCAAACAACAGCTTATGCGTTTAGAGATAGTGAACATGCGGCAAATTTGTTTGCTCTAAAAGAGTTAGGACCTATTTATACAAGATTAAATAATCCTACAAATGATATCTTAGAACAAAGATATGCTCAACTTGAAAATGGTGCTGCTGCACTTGTAACTGCAAGTGGTGCAAGTGCAATTTTTTACTCTATTGCAAATATAGCAGAAGCTGGAGATAATATTTTAATCTCTGATAAACTATATGGTGGAAGTGTAACTCTGTTTCATTTTACATTAAAAAGATTTGGAATTAGTGTAAAAACATTCAAAAGTGATGATGCTTCTGATTTAGAGAGTTTGGTTGATGATAAAACAAAAGGTATATTTTTTGAATCATTATCAAACCCTCAAATTGCAATTCCTGCTATTGAAAAAATT
Above is a genomic segment from Aliarcobacter cryaerophilus containing:
- a CDS encoding cupin, coding for MIEKYNIFKEIPIDKSEEKFFEIFKNDKIKIEKIVSNGQKSPDNFWYEQEKSEYILLLSGYAILEFEDFEIELFKGDCLNIEASKKHRVKFTSLDEPTIWFAVFY